GGGCCCGACCGCCGCCAGGGCGTCCGGGCCCGCCTGGGCCAGCGCGCGCTTGGCCGCGGCGAGGAAGTACTGGGAGGCGGCGGGCAGGTACTTGTAGCCGTGCCGGCCGAGCGCCGTACGGAAGTCGAAGCCGTCCGCGCCCACGTGGCCGATGCCCGTCACCACCAGGCCGACGGCCGGTTCATCGCGCCCTGCCTCCTCGATCGCTTCTCCGCCCACGCGGCGCAGAGGCGCGGCTTCCGTCGCCATCCGCGGCCCGGCGGCCGCACATGCGTCGCTCACGCCGCGGCCTCCCCGAAGACGAGCGAGATGTTGTTGCCCCCGAAGGCGTAGGCGTTGACCAGCCCGTACGCCCCGGTCATGGGCGCGGAGCCGGACGGCAGCGACACCGCGCACTCCGGGTCCCGCTCGCCGACCGGCACGTTCGGCGGCAGCGTCCTGTGGTGCAGCACCAGGCTGGCGGCCAGCGCGGCGAAGGCGCCCGCCGCGCCGCCGGTGTGCCCGATGAGCGCCTTGACGCTGTAGAGGGGCGTACGGGGGGTCAGCGCGTCCAGCACCCGGCTCTCCACCACGTCGTTGAGCTCGGTGCCGGTGCCGTGCGGGATCACGAACCCCAGCCCGCCGGAACCGGAACCGGAACCGGAACCGGAGCCGGATCCGGCCCCGGGCTCCGCCCCGGTCACGGTCCCGGCCCCCGCCTCCCGGAGCGCCTCGCGCATCGCGCGCTCGATCTGCTCACCGGAGGGCTCGGGCGCGGTCGCGTGGTAGGCGTCGCAGCTCCAGCCGGCGCCCGCCAGACGGCCGTAGACGGTGCGCGCGCCGCGCGCGCGGGCGTGCGTGGCGGACTCCAGGACGAGCACGGCGGCACCCTCGCCGAAGACGGTGCCCCGCCGTTCGGCGGCGAACGGGCGGCAGCGCTCGGGGTCGATGGCGCCCAGCCGGTTGAAGCAGGCGAGGGCGACCCGGGAGTACGCCTCGGCGCCGCCCGCGATGACCACGTCGGCCTCGCCCGCGCGGATCAGATCGGCGCCCACCGAGAGCGCGTAGCCGCTGGCGGCGCACGCGTTGCTGACGCAGGTGTTGACGCCCTGGGCGCCGAACCACCCGCCGACCACCGAGGCCAGCGGGAAGGGGGGCGCCCAGCGGCCGGACGCGGGGGCCTCGCCGGTCCACCAGCCCTCGTGCAGATCCGTGTCGCCCATACCGGTGCTGAGGGCGACGGCCACCCGGCGCGGATCGAGTCCCTTGGCCTCCGGCCGCTCGCCCGGCCCCGGCGGCGCGGCCAGCCCCGCGTCGGCGACCGCCTCGCGCGCCGCCGCGAGCGCGAACCGCGAGCCGCGCCCCAGCGGCAGCCCGTCCTGCTCCTCGGGGCCGTCCGGGATATCGGCCTCCGGCACCAGGTACATCAGCGGATGGTCCATGTGGGCGAGCGGATCGGGGACCCGCGACGGCGCGGTGTCCGCCTTGTGCATCCCGCGCCAGAAGGCGTCCGTGCCCGCGCCCAGCGGGGACAGCGCGCCGAGGCCGGTGACCAGTACGTCGTCCATCAGGTGCCGCTCTGCTCTCCGCCGAGCGCGTCCAGCACCCGCCGGTCGAAGGAGACCAGCCGCCAGTCGCTGCGGTTGTCGATCACCGCGTAGCCGTGGGTGATCCGGCCGGTGGCGGTGAGAGTGAGCGCGCCGTCGCGGACCACGAAGCAGTCCATCCGGGCGGTGTAGGTGAGGTCCTTGAAGATCTCCTCGACCGTGTAGACGGTGTAGAGGTCCTCCTCCATCACCGCCTCGTCGAGGACGCGCACCGAGGACTGCGGGACGACCGGTATCCATTTGCGGTCGTCCAGCAGGGTCTTGATGGAGATGCCGCGGTCGAGGACGAAGCGGTCCTTGGCCTCCTCCAACAGCCGCAGATAGCCGGACATCTGGAGCCGCTCGGTGAAGTGGCAGTAGGGGTACGGGATGGTCCACTTCCAGGCGTAGGCGTTGCG
This genomic interval from Streptomyces asiaticus contains the following:
- a CDS encoding beta-ketoacyl synthase N-terminal-like domain-containing protein; this translates as MDDVLVTGLGALSPLGAGTDAFWRGMHKADTAPSRVPDPLAHMDHPLMYLVPEADIPDGPEEQDGLPLGRGSRFALAAAREAVADAGLAAPPGPGERPEAKGLDPRRVAVALSTGMGDTDLHEGWWTGEAPASGRWAPPFPLASVVGGWFGAQGVNTCVSNACAASGYALSVGADLIRAGEADVVIAGGAEAYSRVALACFNRLGAIDPERCRPFAAERRGTVFGEGAAVLVLESATHARARGARTVYGRLAGAGWSCDAYHATAPEPSGEQIERAMREALREAGAGTVTGAEPGAGSGSGSGSGSGSGGLGFVIPHGTGTELNDVVESRVLDALTPRTPLYSVKALIGHTGGAAGAFAALAASLVLHHRTLPPNVPVGERDPECAVSLPSGSAPMTGAYGLVNAYAFGGNNISLVFGEAAA